A stretch of DNA from Micromonospora peucetia:
AGGTCGGCGCCGTCCTCGCCCTGCGCGAGGACGACTGGGTCTTCCCGACCTACCGGGAGTCGATGGCACTGGTCTCGCGGGGCATCGACCCGGTCGAGGTGCTGACCCTGCTGCGCGGCGACTGGCACTGCGGGTACGACCCCGCCGCCCGGCGCACCGCCCCGCAGTGCACCCCGCTGGCGACCCAGTGCGTGCACGCCGCCGGGCTGGCCTACGGCGAGGCGTACCAGGGGCGGGACACCGTCGCGCTGGCGTTCATCGGCGACGGGGCGACCAGCGAGGGCGACTTCCACGAGGGCGTCAACTTCGCCGCCGTGTTCAAGGCCCCGGTCGTCTACTTCGTGCAGAACAACAAGTACGCGATCAGTGTCCCGCTGTCCCGGCAGACCGCCGCCCCGTCGCTGGCGTACAAGGGCGTCGGCTACGGCGTGCCCAGCGAGCAGGTCGACGGCAACGACCCGGTGGCCGTGCTCGCGGTGCTCACCCGCGCGGTGCAGCACGCCCGCTCCGGCAAGGGTCCGTTCCTCATCGAGGCGCACACCTACCGGATGGAGCCGCACACCAACGCCGACGACGCCACCCGTTACCGCGACGGCGCCGAGGTCGAGGCCTGGCGGGACCGGGACCCGGTGGCCCGGCTGGAGACGTACCTGCGGGCACGGGGCGCGCTCGACGACGCGGGCGTCGCCGCGGTCGCCGAGGAGGCCGAGGCGTACGCCGCCGACCTGCGTACCCGGATGAACGCGCAGCCGACGGTCGACCCGATGAGCCTCTTCGAGCACGTCTACGCCGAGCCCACCCCGCAGCTGGTCGAGCAGCGCGAGCTGGTCCGTGCCGAGCTGGCCGCCGCCCAGGACGAGGAGGGTGAGCGCTGATGGCCACCCTGACCATGGCGAAGGCGCTCAACGCC
This window harbors:
- the pdhA gene encoding pyruvate dehydrogenase (acetyl-transferring) E1 component subunit alpha, encoding MTTTPAVRRASPRSRRKATPPDPAKPLLPATEPVRLLDPTGTPLPAPADYPEPPVEALVEMYRRMVVGRRFDVQATALTKQGRLAVYPSSRGQEACQVGAVLALREDDWVFPTYRESMALVSRGIDPVEVLTLLRGDWHCGYDPAARRTAPQCTPLATQCVHAAGLAYGEAYQGRDTVALAFIGDGATSEGDFHEGVNFAAVFKAPVVYFVQNNKYAISVPLSRQTAAPSLAYKGVGYGVPSEQVDGNDPVAVLAVLTRAVQHARSGKGPFLIEAHTYRMEPHTNADDATRYRDGAEVEAWRDRDPVARLETYLRARGALDDAGVAAVAEEAEAYAADLRTRMNAQPTVDPMSLFEHVYAEPTPQLVEQRELVRAELAAAQDEEGER